One genomic segment of Coffea arabica cultivar ET-39 chromosome 6e, Coffea Arabica ET-39 HiFi, whole genome shotgun sequence includes these proteins:
- the LOC113697042 gene encoding uncharacterized acetyltransferase At3g50280 — protein sequence MAAKYITSHPFIHYVSECLVQPKHIPQDSEQRIYFAPWDLSLASINYNQKGLLFAKPPAFDSEGKMKDFLQKLIESLSLTLVHFYPLAGRLATLKQENPPIYSIYVDCTNLPGAKFAHASVDLTIDDILTPIYMPKIVYSFFDHVGAVNHDGHSMSLMSIQVTELKDGIFIGWSTNHLLVDGTSFWHFINTWSEVFNANTAVTELKDGIFIGWSTNHLLVDGTSSWHFINTWSEVFNAKGQISTISRPPILKRWFPEGHRSPVFSLPFAHHDEFISRFQTPELLERYFHFSAESLAKLKAKANAECNSTTISTFQALSALLWRCITRARNMPSDQQTSAGTSVNSRLRINPPLSEEYLGNCVQVVAVTTTCGELLTNGLGWAAWKLHELVINQTDRSIREWVESWVKSPFIVWIGRFSNRIQIGSSPRFNVYGSEFGLGKALAVRSGFANKPDGKITLFPGREGGGSMDVEVCLPPQSMSFLESDQEFMENVSL from the exons ATGGCCGCAAAATACATTACGTCTCATCCCTTTATTCATTACGTCTCTGAATGTCTTGTCCAACCAAAACACATTCCACAAGATTCAGAGCAGCGAATATACTTTGCACCATGGGATCTGTCACTGGCCTCAATAAACTACAACCAAAAAGGCCTCCTTTTTGCCAAGCCTCCGGCTTTTGATAGTGAGGGGAAAATGAAGGACTTCTTGCAGAAGCTCATAGAATCTCTTTCGCTTACCTTGGTTCATTTCTATCCCTTAGCTGGACGCCTTGCGACTCTAAAACAGGAAAATCCTCCAATTTATTCCATCTATGTTGATTGCACGAATCTTCCCGGAGCTAAATTTGCTCACGCATCAGTAGACTTGACCATTGACGATATTCTCACACCTATCTATATGCCCAAAATTGTATATTCATTCTTTGATCATGTTGGTGCAGTCAACCATGATGGTCATTCCATGTCTTTGATGAGCATTCAGGTGACAGAGTTAAAGGATGGCATCTTCATTGGATGGTCAACCAACCATTTGCTGGTGGATGGGACGTCATTTTGGCATTTCATCAACACATGGTCCGAGGTGTTCAATGCCAATACAGCG GTGACAGAGTTAAAGGATGGCATCTTCATTGGATGGTCAACCAACCATTTGCTGGTGGATGGGACGTCATCTTGGCATTTCATCAACACATGGTCCGAGGTGTTCAATGCCAAGGGGCAAATTTCAACCATCTCCAGACCACCTATTTTGAAACGTTGGTTTCCTGAGGGACACAGATCCCCTGTTTTCAGCCTTCCATTTGCTCACCATGATGAATTCATCAGCAGATTTCAAACCCCTGAGTTGCTGGAAAGGTATTTCCACTTTTCAGCAGAGTCATTGGCGAAActcaaagcaaaagcaaatgcTGAATGCAACTCCACCACTATTTCTACCTTCCAGGCACTGTCAGCTCTCCTTTGGAGGTGTATCACCAGGGCTCGAAACATGCCATCTGATCAACAGACGAGTGCTGGAACGTCTGTAAACAGCAGGTTAAGGATAAATCCACCCTTGTCCGAGGAATATTTGGGTAACTGTGTGCAGGTAGTGGCAGTAACAACTACTTGTGGTGAATTGCTGACAAATGGACTAGGATGGGCCGCCTGGAAATTGCACGAGCTGGTGATCAATCAAACGGACAGAAGTATACGCGAATGGGTTGAATCATGGGTGAAATCGCCCTTTATAGTTTGGATTGGCCGGTTTTCCAACAGGATCCAAATTGGAAGTTCTCCCAGGTTCAATGTTTATGGGAGTGAATTTGGACTTGGCAAAGCATTAGCAGTTCGAAGTGGTTTTGCCAACAAACCAGATGGGAAAATAACGTTGTTTCCTGGAAGAGAAGGTGGAGGAAGCATGGATGTGGAGGTTTGTCTTCCACCACAAAGTATGAGTTTTCTTGAATCTGACCAGGAATTCATGGAGAATGTCTCGTTATAA